The genomic region GAAAAAGCACCTTCTTCTCGCCGCCATCTTGCTACCCCTATCCGTCTCGGCTCAGTCTAATTGGGTGAAGATGAAGGAAGAAGTGCTGTTTCCGGATCCACCGTTCCGGCAATGCCACGCCTCCACGCTGGTGGAGGTATCAGACGGTAAGCTGCTGGTATCCTGCTTTGGCGGCTCGGGTGAGGGGCAAAAGGACGTGGCTATCTGGCTGGCAACCATCGATAAGCAGGGCCAGGTGTCGAGACCAAAAAGCGTGGCGACGGGGGTAGTAAACGACACACTGCGCTACCCTACCTGGAATCCGGTGCTATTCAGGGAGCAGCAGGGCAAGCTGTTGCTATTCTATAAAGTAGGCCCCAACCCGCGCGAATGGTGGGGTATGGTGCAAACCTCGTCCGACGAGGGAAAGACCTGGACCACGGCGCGCCGCTTGCCGTCGGGTATTCTGGGGCCCATCAAAAACAAGCCTGTTCAGTTGGCCAACGGCACGATCCTGTCCCCATCCAGCGTGGAGGAAACGACGGACCGCTGGAAAGTGCACCTCGAAAAATCGACGGACCGCGGCCAGACCTGGCAGCGTATTCCCGTAGACACGGCCTCGGCGCTGGATGTTATTCAGCCCAGCATTTTGCGCTATTCCGGTGGCCGACTGCAGCTGCTGTGCCGCAGCAAGCAGGGTAGCGTGGTGCAGGCTTGGTCTACTGACAACGGCAATACCTGGGGCAAGCTGTCGAAAACCACCCTGTTGAATCCCAACTCTGGCACCGACGCCGTAACCCTGCGCGACGGCTCTCAGCTTATTGTCTACAACCCCGACGTGCCGGGCAAGGACTGGTTCAACGGCCGCGGCAAGCTGCGCGTGGCGCAGTCGCGGGATGGCCAGAAGTGGAACGACGTGGCCGTACTCGAAAACGGCGACAAAGAGGAATACAGCTACCCCGCCATCATCCAGACCCGCGACGGCCGCGTGCACATCACCTACACCTACGACCGCAAAAACATCAAGCACGTGGTGTTGCAGGGTGGAGGGAAATAGGTGGCAACTTTACTTTATAACTAGTAGAATGTCCTGCTGAGCTTATCGAAGCAGTACGTTTCGCTATTTTTTCTTTCTATCAGATAATCTTTTATTAAATTTTTAGTAAAGTCCTTTGACTTGTTGAAAAAAGTAAGCTTCTTGAGACACCAATCATAAGAAGCGCGCTAGCATGAGTTCACTATTAGCCTTGGAGGATACCTTTCTGGCCGGGCTGAATAATGTGGAACGGCGCAAATACGTGCAGAAGCTTAAGATTGTGAAGCACCTGTATGTAAAGGGTGCTAAGACCACCGCCGACATCTGCGGGCGTTTTCAGATCAGCGCGCCCACCTCCACGGCCATGCTGAACGAGCTGATTGCCGAGGGCTTGGTGGAAAAGCAGGGTAGGGGCAAATCCATTGGTGGGCGCAAGCCGGAGCTGTACGGTTTACGGGATAAGTCG from Hymenobacter aerilatus harbors:
- a CDS encoding sialidase family protein; this encodes MKKHLLLAAILLPLSVSAQSNWVKMKEEVLFPDPPFRQCHASTLVEVSDGKLLVSCFGGSGEGQKDVAIWLATIDKQGQVSRPKSVATGVVNDTLRYPTWNPVLFREQQGKLLLFYKVGPNPREWWGMVQTSSDEGKTWTTARRLPSGILGPIKNKPVQLANGTILSPSSVEETTDRWKVHLEKSTDRGQTWQRIPVDTASALDVIQPSILRYSGGRLQLLCRSKQGSVVQAWSTDNGNTWGKLSKTTLLNPNSGTDAVTLRDGSQLIVYNPDVPGKDWFNGRGKLRVAQSRDGQKWNDVAVLENGDKEEYSYPAIIQTRDGRVHITYTYDRKNIKHVVLQGGGK